One Lacticaseibacillus rhamnosus genomic window carries:
- a CDS encoding glucose PTS transporter subunit IIA, with protein sequence MGQDKYQAMGDGIYAQVGGPQNVAKLIHCMTRVRMTIKDEAKVNVAGLKKVPGVLGVVQEETLQVIVGPGTVNKVAQAMVAKVGVGLGDPFPGSASVGNDHQDNKSAVEAKAAEVHAAHKAALKQTWWRAALKHISAIFIPLIPAFVGAGLISGVAGILVNMMAAGDLPKSWTEFITVLKVINGGLFTFLNIYVGINAATEFGATAGLGGIVGGLIYLPGVVAPVTITNIFTHQPLAAGQGGIIGVIFAVWLLSLVEKQLHRFIPDAIDIIFTPMLSLLSIGVLTIFLIMPFAGWLSTSLVGSINWILQVGGPFSGFVLGLAFLPMVMLGLHQILTPIHLEMIKNLGFTALLPILAMAGGGQVGAALALWVKCRKNKQLTRLIKGALPVGILGVGEPLIYGVSLPLGRPFITACVGGGIGGAVIGLFGNVGAITIGPSGAALIPLIANHQWLGYVFGLLASYVGGFIATYFFGVPKSAMVATTADGTVIETATPQPEPVNQPAATPVTTQPGTTEFVAPATGQLEALSAVEDDVFSQKMVGDGFAVEPTSGTIVAPVSGTIVSVLPSKHAWTMTTATGLEILVHMGLDTVELNGAPFTFSVKDQDTVTAGQPIATMDLAAVQAAGKKTTVMTIITNMDHVASLTDFAPRNITAGDDVLAVTSK encoded by the coding sequence ATGGGGCAAGATAAGTATCAAGCAATGGGTGACGGCATCTACGCACAGGTGGGTGGCCCACAAAACGTCGCAAAATTAATCCACTGCATGACCCGAGTTCGGATGACCATTAAAGACGAAGCCAAGGTCAATGTCGCAGGCTTGAAAAAAGTTCCGGGCGTCCTTGGTGTCGTTCAGGAAGAAACCTTACAAGTCATTGTCGGCCCGGGAACCGTTAACAAAGTCGCGCAGGCCATGGTCGCAAAAGTCGGCGTTGGCTTAGGTGATCCTTTCCCGGGAAGTGCTTCGGTTGGCAATGACCATCAAGATAACAAGTCTGCGGTTGAAGCCAAGGCCGCCGAAGTTCATGCCGCTCACAAAGCCGCACTGAAACAAACGTGGTGGCGGGCCGCTTTGAAGCATATCTCCGCCATTTTCATCCCGTTAATTCCGGCATTTGTCGGCGCCGGCTTAATTTCCGGGGTTGCCGGTATTTTGGTCAACATGATGGCCGCTGGTGATCTGCCGAAAAGCTGGACCGAATTCATCACGGTATTAAAGGTTATCAACGGCGGTCTTTTCACTTTCCTAAACATTTATGTTGGGATTAATGCCGCAACGGAATTTGGTGCCACAGCCGGACTAGGCGGGATTGTCGGCGGACTGATTTACCTGCCAGGGGTTGTTGCGCCCGTGACCATCACCAACATCTTCACTCACCAACCGTTAGCAGCTGGCCAAGGCGGCATCATCGGCGTTATCTTCGCAGTTTGGCTGCTTTCACTGGTTGAAAAGCAACTGCATCGCTTCATTCCTGATGCCATCGATATTATTTTCACGCCGATGCTGAGTCTGCTGTCCATCGGGGTGCTGACGATTTTCCTGATTATGCCATTTGCCGGCTGGCTTTCAACGTCACTGGTCGGCTCGATCAACTGGATTCTTCAAGTCGGCGGTCCGTTCTCAGGATTTGTTTTGGGCCTTGCCTTCTTGCCAATGGTCATGCTGGGATTACACCAGATTCTCACGCCAATCCATCTGGAAATGATCAAAAATCTCGGGTTTACCGCCTTGCTACCGATTCTGGCAATGGCAGGCGGCGGCCAAGTCGGTGCTGCGTTAGCCTTGTGGGTCAAATGCCGCAAAAATAAGCAACTCACCCGATTGATTAAAGGTGCCTTGCCAGTCGGAATTCTTGGCGTTGGCGAACCGCTTATTTACGGGGTCAGTCTGCCACTTGGACGGCCATTTATCACCGCTTGTGTGGGCGGCGGCATTGGCGGTGCGGTCATCGGACTGTTTGGCAATGTCGGTGCGATCACCATCGGGCCATCCGGAGCAGCGCTTATCCCGTTGATCGCTAACCACCAGTGGCTGGGTTATGTCTTTGGCCTTTTAGCTTCATACGTGGGCGGATTCATCGCCACCTACTTCTTCGGGGTTCCTAAGAGTGCGATGGTCGCAACCACAGCTGACGGCACGGTCATCGAAACAGCTACCCCGCAACCTGAACCGGTCAACCAACCAGCCGCAACTCCTGTTACCACTCAACCTGGCACCACTGAATTTGTCGCACCGGCCACTGGGCAATTAGAAGCCCTTTCCGCCGTTGAAGATGACGTTTTTTCTCAAAAAATGGTCGGTGATGGCTTCGCAGTTGAACCGACATCCGGGACGATTGTCGCCCCAGTATCCGGCACCATCGTTAGTGTGCTGCCATCCAAGCACGCGTGGACCATGACAACCGCAACCGGCTTGGAAATTCTGGTTCACATGGGCCTAGACACCGTTGAACTCAACGGCGCACCGTTCACCTTCAGCGTTAAGGATCAAGACACGGTCACAGCCGGTCAGCCAATCGCCACCATGGACTTAGCCGCCGTTCAAGCCGCGGGCAAAAAGACAACGGTGATGACCATCATTACCAACATGGATCACGTCGCATCACTAACCGACTTCGCCCCGCGCAACATCACAGCGGGCGATGATGTTCTTGCCGTTACTAGCAAATAG
- the murQ gene encoding N-acetylmuramic acid 6-phosphate etherase, with protein sequence MATINLDQMTTETRNEKTMQLDTMSVHDFVTVMNAEDQTVAQSVSHALPAIEAAIETITTSFKRGGRLFYIGAGTSGRLGVLDAAECVPTFGTAPEMVQGLIAGGMKAMTVAVEGAEDSVALGQSDLKERHLTQNDTVVGIAASGRTPYVIGGLDYAQSIGAATVSLACNHNAAISQHAQIAIEVPAGPEVLTGSTRLKAGTAQKLVLNMLSTGAMVGIGKVYKNLMVDVQPTNEKLVVRSQRIIQQATGCDAKTAQTAFEAANRHVKLAIVMILTNQPSTTAQTLLNQANGFISKAVALSQEETEDGAR encoded by the coding sequence ATGGCGACTATTAACTTAGACCAAATGACCACTGAAACCCGTAATGAAAAGACGATGCAACTCGATACCATGAGTGTTCATGATTTTGTCACGGTCATGAATGCCGAAGATCAAACCGTTGCGCAGAGTGTTAGCCATGCTTTACCTGCGATTGAAGCCGCAATTGAAACGATCACGACTTCTTTCAAACGCGGTGGCCGCCTTTTTTACATCGGTGCCGGAACTAGCGGACGTCTTGGAGTATTGGACGCGGCTGAATGTGTCCCGACTTTTGGCACCGCTCCAGAAATGGTTCAAGGATTGATTGCTGGCGGTATGAAGGCGATGACTGTTGCGGTTGAAGGCGCGGAGGATTCGGTTGCGCTTGGCCAGTCCGACTTAAAGGAGCGGCATTTGACCCAAAATGATACGGTCGTTGGTATTGCCGCCAGTGGCCGGACGCCGTATGTCATTGGCGGGCTAGACTATGCACAATCCATCGGCGCCGCTACTGTCAGCCTAGCCTGCAACCATAACGCCGCGATCAGCCAGCATGCTCAGATTGCCATCGAGGTGCCAGCGGGTCCGGAAGTCTTAACCGGTTCCACCCGCTTGAAAGCTGGCACCGCGCAGAAACTGGTTTTGAACATGCTGTCAACCGGTGCGATGGTGGGCATCGGCAAAGTCTATAAGAATCTTATGGTCGATGTTCAGCCCACCAACGAAAAACTGGTTGTCCGCAGTCAGCGCATTATTCAGCAGGCAACCGGATGCGATGCCAAAACCGCACAAACAGCCTTTGAAGCGGCGAATCGCCATGTCAAATTAGCCATCGTCATGATCTTAACGAATCAACCTAGCACCACCGCTCAAACATTACTCAATCAAGCAAATGGCTTCATTAGTAAAGCCGTTGCGTTAAGTCAGGAGGAAACAGAAGATGGGGCAAGATAA
- a CDS encoding DUF871 domain-containing protein, which produces MIGFSCYLNDSATEQQAAYLKQMQQAGFTGVFTSLQLSEAKPEIIRQRLDQLVANCHQLGLTIMADVSAASLQRLGIALHDGKAIQALGLDGLRIDDGIDMTTVAALSHTMAIALNASTLSACMIDQLANAKANLCHIEAWHNFYPRPETGLDPAWFAQKNKWLHALGFKTMAFISGDAQQRGPLFAGLPTLEAHRGLLPLAAYLELRQLAIDHVYVGDPQLSPRSIAAFQSYVHDQVLLIQVQTDDERLLHLTWHSRPDIAQKVVRLAEARLEHIFATPQPAQTDPRPRGSITLDNSAYGRYAGELQLTRCDLPADPRVNVIGKIEPSNLPLLDQIGPHQAIRFKIS; this is translated from the coding sequence ATGATCGGGTTTTCCTGCTATTTAAATGATTCGGCAACCGAACAGCAAGCGGCTTATCTGAAACAGATGCAGCAAGCCGGATTCACTGGGGTCTTTACCTCATTGCAATTATCCGAAGCCAAACCGGAAATCATCCGCCAGCGTTTGGATCAATTGGTTGCCAATTGCCATCAGCTTGGACTGACAATTATGGCGGATGTCTCTGCTGCAAGTTTGCAACGTTTGGGAATCGCACTGCACGACGGAAAAGCAATTCAAGCGTTGGGATTAGACGGTTTGCGCATTGATGACGGCATCGACATGACCACAGTAGCCGCGTTGTCACACACCATGGCAATTGCGCTCAATGCCAGCACACTTTCCGCTTGCATGATTGATCAGCTTGCCAACGCTAAGGCCAATCTTTGCCATATCGAAGCTTGGCACAACTTTTATCCACGACCGGAAACCGGACTGGATCCGGCATGGTTTGCGCAAAAAAATAAATGGCTGCACGCACTTGGGTTTAAAACCATGGCATTTATTTCCGGCGATGCGCAACAACGCGGACCTTTATTCGCTGGTTTACCAACACTTGAAGCTCACCGTGGCTTACTTCCGCTTGCTGCCTATCTGGAACTCAGGCAACTGGCGATCGATCATGTTTACGTCGGTGATCCGCAACTCAGCCCGCGCAGTATTGCCGCGTTTCAGTCATATGTTCACGATCAGGTACTTTTAATCCAGGTGCAGACTGACGATGAACGCCTTCTCCACCTAACATGGCACAGCCGCCCGGACATCGCGCAAAAAGTCGTGCGTTTGGCCGAGGCACGGCTGGAACACATTTTCGCCACGCCACAACCAGCACAAACCGATCCCCGTCCCCGCGGCAGCATCACACTTGATAATAGTGCGTATGGTCGCTATGCCGGCGAGCTTCAGTTGACACGCTGCGACTTGCCAGCCGACCCGCGGGTGAATGTGATTGGCAAAATTGAACCATCTAATTTACCGTTACTTGACCAAATCGGACCGCATCAGGCGATTCGATTCAAAATATCATGA
- a CDS encoding MurR/RpiR family transcriptional regulator encodes MSVEGNYQSTRGELSEAEKKIVDYVLNHTQDVLTMSVYELAKAAGTSPATVSRAAQRLQFNGYNELKMQLAADLNGEVGEINHQEIQKNESLTTIKTKLKTNATRSLAETVDQINENTVQTIIDLIHRSRQILLFGVGASYLSVQNIAQKWSRLGYACHFSDDLNLFLPVAATADPKHTLTWFISNSGESPEAVLGAKLAKKAGLPVVATTKLGSNALTHYANIVIQTSQPMEAPNRFAATQSLHAQFMLIDILYYAYVSRYYDAAKKQTDDSKAAVTAYKEFMRHGFK; translated from the coding sequence ATGAGTGTTGAAGGTAACTACCAAAGTACCCGCGGAGAACTTTCGGAAGCGGAAAAGAAAATTGTCGACTATGTTTTAAACCATACGCAAGACGTGTTGACCATGAGTGTTTATGAATTGGCCAAAGCCGCCGGAACAAGCCCGGCCACTGTCAGTCGGGCAGCCCAGCGTTTGCAATTTAACGGCTATAACGAATTAAAAATGCAATTAGCCGCCGATTTGAATGGCGAAGTCGGCGAAATCAATCATCAGGAAATCCAAAAAAATGAAAGCCTGACAACGATCAAAACCAAGTTGAAAACCAATGCAACCCGCTCTTTAGCCGAAACAGTTGATCAGATTAACGAAAACACGGTTCAAACTATCATTGATTTGATTCACCGTAGTCGCCAAATCCTGCTATTCGGCGTTGGTGCCTCTTATCTATCCGTACAAAACATCGCTCAAAAATGGAGCCGGCTGGGTTATGCTTGCCACTTTAGCGATGACTTAAACCTTTTCCTGCCAGTCGCGGCCACTGCCGATCCGAAGCATACGCTCACGTGGTTCATCTCCAATTCCGGCGAATCACCCGAGGCTGTCTTAGGGGCCAAATTAGCTAAGAAAGCCGGTTTACCGGTAGTCGCCACGACCAAACTTGGCAGTAACGCCCTCACCCATTATGCCAATATCGTGATTCAAACGTCACAACCGATGGAGGCGCCCAATCGTTTTGCCGCGACGCAATCCCTACATGCCCAGTTTATGTTAATTGATATTTTATATTACGCTTACGTTAGCCGTTACTACGATGCCGCTAAGAAGCAAACCGATGATTCCAAGGCGGCAGTCACAGCGTATAAAGAATTCATGCGGCACGGTTTCAAATGA
- a CDS encoding TetR/AcrR family transcriptional regulator produces MKKAEQTAQTKQALVRSLIAVGRKKTLAKVSVADLTRASGISRGTFYLHYLDKDDLVAKTEAALLKELTDCLDFGMDTSMDPSTLATGQRSPLMVNMVHLINQQRDLCQFLLSPAGDPSFLGRIAKLLRDKILGHLAELKGEAHFIHDIPDPYVSQIIVYGIIDIIQLWLNETNPRSEAEIVDILMKTRFLSPYQLLALEK; encoded by the coding sequence ATGAAGAAAGCCGAACAAACTGCGCAAACCAAACAGGCCCTCGTTCGTTCTTTGATTGCTGTAGGGCGTAAAAAAACGTTAGCAAAGGTTTCAGTTGCCGATCTCACTAGAGCAAGCGGAATCAGTCGTGGGACTTTCTATTTGCACTATCTCGATAAAGACGATCTGGTGGCTAAAACCGAAGCCGCGTTGCTTAAGGAATTAACCGATTGCCTGGACTTCGGGATGGACACTTCGATGGATCCCAGCACCCTTGCTACCGGCCAGCGATCTCCATTGATGGTCAACATGGTGCATTTAATTAACCAACAGCGCGATCTGTGCCAATTTCTGCTTAGTCCAGCAGGTGATCCAAGCTTTTTAGGCCGAATCGCCAAACTTTTACGGGATAAAATTCTCGGTCACCTCGCTGAATTGAAAGGTGAAGCGCATTTTATCCACGACATCCCCGACCCATACGTCAGTCAGATCATCGTGTATGGCATCATCGATATCATCCAATTGTGGTTAAATGAAACGAACCCGCGCTCGGAAGCAGAGATTGTCGATATTTTGATGAAAACCCGCTTTCTATCGCCGTACCAATTATTGGCGCTGGAAAAATAA
- a CDS encoding ABC transporter ATP-binding protein: MAKFITVKDETRQYGSGESTVYANHNVSFEINSGEITVILGASGAGKSTLLNILGGMDKATSGQVTVAGENISQYDARQLTTFRREQVGFVFQFYNLVPNLTALENVELASEIAPDALDPQKTLVDVGLGKRMNNFPAQLSGGEQQRVAIARAIAKNPSLLLADEPTGALDYKTGKSILKLFEDFSHQTDKNVIIVTHNSLIKPMADHVIEIHDGEVKDDYHNDQPTPVEQLKW, encoded by the coding sequence ATGGCAAAATTTATCACGGTAAAAGATGAAACCAGACAATATGGCTCAGGTGAAAGTACTGTTTATGCCAATCATAATGTTTCGTTTGAAATCAATTCAGGTGAGATCACCGTCATTTTAGGGGCTTCAGGTGCAGGCAAATCAACTTTGCTGAATATTCTGGGCGGGATGGATAAAGCCACCAGTGGTCAGGTCACAGTGGCAGGTGAGAACATTTCTCAATATGATGCGCGGCAGTTGACAACATTTCGGCGCGAGCAGGTTGGGTTTGTCTTCCAATTCTACAACCTGGTACCGAACTTAACCGCACTGGAAAATGTTGAACTAGCCAGCGAAATTGCGCCGGACGCATTAGATCCGCAAAAGACGTTGGTGGACGTCGGGTTGGGCAAAAGAATGAATAACTTCCCAGCTCAGCTTTCTGGTGGGGAACAACAGCGGGTGGCGATTGCGCGGGCGATTGCCAAGAACCCGTCACTGTTATTGGCAGATGAGCCAACCGGGGCGCTGGATTATAAGACCGGGAAAAGCATTTTGAAACTTTTTGAAGACTTTTCCCACCAAACTGATAAGAATGTCATTATTGTGACGCATAACTCGTTGATTAAGCCCATGGCCGATCACGTCATTGAGATTCATGATGGCGAGGTCAAAGATGACTATCACAATGATCAGCCCACACCGGTCGAACAATTGAAATGGTAG
- a CDS encoding FtsX-like permease family protein — MSKKMLWKDIRKSFTTSWGRFFSILLLMMLGSFALVGLWVAGPDMRATGATYFKQYNLADLTVIGEDGLDSHDQKTIRATTGAKQVEFGYLKDVTLKGTHSSFRIMSKPDKISKYKLASGRMPTKTNEIAIDANYKGKYKLGDTIKFVQRADQTGSKVLKRTQFRIVGFVYSPEVLSAINKGDSTSGSGDLKGYGVVTANNFDSDFYMMARITYQNTQKLDPYSDQYTDRIQSHKTALNKRLKDAPTDRLAAIKKQYQKKIDAGQKKLDEAKAQLDSAKEQLTTGQQQLASAKQQITAKQQELDTAVKNGQAQIASGEAQLQQAATQLSQSESQLASAKQQLEASQQQLDAKQQDLASAKQQLDTANQQLANSQAQLAAAKQEIEAALANNPQIAQLPAFQQKQAQYQNGIAQYNQGLEQYQNNLQAYNNQVAAWNTANNQLQQKYQEYNSGASQFQQGQQSYAAKQQELEQAKQSLATQQQSGQQQIEAAKQEMASNEATLKTKQAEYDQQAPNAEKEIQSNSLKLEDAKEALKNLKAPTYTVDTRRETPSGQGYMVYDNTSNIIDSLANIFPFFMYFVAALVTFTTMTRFVDEERINSGTLVALGYSRHDVIKKFTVYGFLSSLIGSILGIINGHILLPLIVYNAYHGGVNVPPIELHFYPGISIAALLLAMISAVLPAWWVARRELKERPAQLLLPKPPANGSKILLERVGFIWKRMSFTHKVTARNIFRYKKRMFMTIFGVAGSVTLLFSGLAVQHSIGGVNDRQFNDIIKYDMIVAQKDNITKNQQTSLDKLFNENAVKKTKSVHYETVTKNAGANHDRQDITMIVPQSTKNFDSYIHLATRKRQNKLTLQDNGGIISERLAKLLNVDVGDTITVKEADGTRRKVKITGITEMYMGHFLFMNKTAYQKAFNTNYKVNGHLVTLNDRSISNTRAHAAQFMKEDGVKGVVQNSSLRNQITTVVKSLNKIMGVLIVLAAVLGVVILYNLTNINVAERMRELSTIKVLGFYDKEVTLYIYRETILLSIIGIFVGWGFGELLHEYIITVVPPNNVMFNPALSAPTFIIPTIVITIITVALGFFVNYSLKKVNMLEALQSVD; from the coding sequence TTGAGCAAAAAAATGCTTTGGAAGGATATACGCAAATCCTTTACAACGTCATGGGGCCGATTTTTCTCGATCTTGCTTTTGATGATGCTTGGGTCATTTGCCTTGGTCGGGTTATGGGTTGCCGGTCCGGATATGCGAGCAACAGGCGCAACCTATTTTAAACAATATAATTTGGCCGATTTAACCGTCATTGGTGAAGATGGTTTGGATAGCCACGATCAAAAGACGATTCGGGCGACAACTGGTGCAAAGCAGGTTGAATTCGGTTATCTTAAAGATGTCACGCTCAAAGGCACGCATTCTAGTTTTCGGATTATGTCAAAACCGGATAAGATCTCAAAATATAAGCTTGCTTCCGGACGCATGCCGACTAAGACGAATGAAATTGCAATCGATGCTAACTACAAAGGCAAATATAAGTTAGGTGACACGATTAAGTTTGTGCAACGAGCGGATCAAACCGGCAGCAAGGTGCTTAAGCGGACGCAATTCAGGATTGTCGGGTTTGTCTATTCGCCTGAAGTCCTGTCCGCCATTAACAAAGGCGACAGTACTTCGGGTAGCGGTGATCTCAAAGGATACGGGGTCGTCACAGCGAATAACTTCGATAGCGACTTTTATATGATGGCGCGGATCACGTATCAAAATACCCAGAAGCTGGATCCGTATTCCGATCAATATACCGATCGGATTCAAAGTCATAAAACGGCTTTGAACAAACGATTGAAAGATGCGCCGACAGATCGCTTGGCGGCTATCAAAAAGCAATACCAAAAGAAGATTGACGCGGGTCAAAAAAAGCTTGATGAAGCTAAGGCACAGTTAGACTCGGCTAAGGAACAGCTGACAACCGGCCAGCAGCAATTAGCCAGTGCCAAGCAGCAAATTACGGCAAAGCAACAGGAACTTGATACGGCCGTTAAAAATGGCCAAGCACAAATTGCCAGCGGGGAAGCACAGTTACAACAAGCAGCGACTCAACTTTCACAAAGCGAGTCGCAACTAGCCAGTGCCAAACAACAACTTGAAGCCAGTCAGCAGCAACTGGATGCCAAACAGCAAGATCTTGCCAGTGCCAAGCAACAATTGGATACTGCCAATCAGCAGCTTGCTAACAGTCAGGCGCAGTTGGCTGCCGCTAAACAAGAAATTGAAGCAGCGCTGGCGAATAACCCGCAAATCGCTCAGCTGCCAGCATTCCAGCAGAAACAGGCGCAATATCAAAATGGTATCGCGCAGTATAACCAAGGCCTTGAACAATATCAAAATAATTTACAGGCCTATAACAATCAAGTTGCAGCCTGGAATACGGCCAATAACCAGCTTCAACAAAAGTACCAAGAATATAATTCTGGCGCGAGTCAATTCCAACAAGGCCAGCAATCCTATGCGGCTAAGCAACAAGAATTAGAACAAGCTAAGCAGTCATTGGCGACTCAGCAGCAGTCGGGACAGCAACAAATTGAGGCAGCTAAGCAAGAAATGGCCTCAAACGAAGCAACGCTCAAAACCAAGCAGGCTGAATATGATCAGCAAGCACCAAACGCAGAAAAAGAAATCCAAAGTAACAGTCTTAAACTTGAGGATGCTAAAGAAGCGCTGAAAAATCTTAAAGCACCTACGTACACGGTTGACACTCGGCGTGAAACTCCAAGTGGGCAAGGCTACATGGTTTATGACAACACTTCAAATATCATTGATTCGCTAGCCAATATTTTCCCATTCTTCATGTACTTTGTCGCAGCGTTGGTTACTTTTACCACTATGACGCGGTTCGTTGATGAAGAACGTATCAATTCCGGTACATTGGTTGCACTAGGGTATAGTCGGCATGATGTCATCAAAAAGTTTACAGTGTATGGTTTCCTGTCCAGCTTAATTGGTTCGATATTAGGGATCATCAATGGACATATCTTACTGCCATTGATTGTGTACAATGCCTACCATGGCGGGGTTAATGTTCCGCCAATCGAATTGCATTTCTATCCAGGCATTAGCATCGCGGCGTTGTTACTTGCGATGATCAGTGCGGTTCTGCCTGCATGGTGGGTTGCCCGGCGTGAACTGAAAGAACGGCCGGCTCAGCTGCTTTTACCAAAACCGCCTGCAAACGGCTCAAAGATTCTGCTTGAACGGGTCGGCTTTATCTGGAAGCGCATGAGCTTTACGCATAAAGTGACGGCGCGGAACATTTTCCGGTATAAGAAGCGCATGTTTATGACGATCTTCGGGGTTGCCGGATCAGTGACCTTGCTGTTTTCCGGTTTAGCGGTTCAGCACAGCATCGGCGGGGTTAATGATCGGCAGTTCAACGATATTATCAAATACGATATGATCGTGGCACAAAAAGACAATATCACCAAGAATCAACAAACAAGTCTGGATAAGCTTTTTAACGAAAACGCGGTTAAGAAGACGAAATCAGTTCACTACGAAACCGTCACCAAAAATGCCGGCGCCAATCATGATCGGCAAGATATCACCATGATTGTGCCGCAGTCAACGAAGAATTTTGACAGCTACATTCATTTAGCAACGCGCAAACGTCAAAATAAACTGACCCTTCAAGATAATGGCGGCATTATTTCCGAGCGGCTGGCGAAACTGTTAAATGTTGACGTTGGGGATACGATCACCGTTAAAGAGGCAGATGGTACCCGTCGCAAAGTCAAGATAACCGGCATTACCGAAATGTATATGGGTCACTTCTTATTCATGAACAAAACAGCTTACCAAAAGGCCTTTAATACCAATTACAAGGTCAATGGGCATTTGGTTACCTTAAATGATCGGTCTATCAGTAATACCCGGGCCCATGCCGCGCAATTCATGAAAGAAGATGGCGTTAAAGGCGTGGTTCAGAATTCTTCTTTGAGGAATCAAATTACGACAGTTGTGAAATCGTTGAACAAGATTATGGGCGTTTTGATTGTGTTGGCAGCTGTTCTCGGCGTCGTGATCTTGTATAACCTGACGAACATTAACGTTGCTGAGCGGATGAGGGAACTTTCAACTATCAAGGTCCTAGGGTTTTATGATAAGGAAGTCACGCTTTATATTTACCGTGAAACGATCCTGCTTTCGATTATTGGCATCTTCGTCGGCTGGGGCTTTGGTGAACTCTTGCATGAGTATATTATCACCGTCGTTCCGCCAAATAACGTCATGTTCAATCCCGCCCTTTCAGCGCCAACTTTCATTATTCCAACCATCGTGATCACCATTATCACCGTTGCACTTGGGTTCTTCGTCAATTACTCGTTGAAGAAAGTGAATATGTTAGAAGCGCTGCAATCAGTTGATTGA
- a CDS encoding amidohydrolase family protein translates to MDGTIDFHTHFLPKKYAQALKKHIPGDPDGWPTPGWDEHLTLGFMRKNHISYSILSLSSPHFNFGDKDETVEIARDANETGSQVTQRHRDKLGYFASLPLPYLNETLEEIDFALDHDALGFTVPTNTRGLYFGTPIFDPIYARLNQKKAIVLMHPNRPSQGPLNVNIDMPTPLMGFFMDTTMTFMNLIRYHFFDRYPDIKLIVPHAGAFLSILADRDAAFVKQQYNADMYAILRHVYFDTAGAVFPRQLPMLLTLADESHVLYGSDIPYTAPMIAAQMLKLFEPETYRAKMANRITKLKHFDPVMTHFKKFRALPTVLNMSSKMLTGAEILSPEMAQDILVNNGQRLLGKI, encoded by the coding sequence ATGGATGGCACAATTGATTTTCACACACACTTTTTACCGAAAAAATACGCACAGGCACTTAAAAAGCACATTCCCGGTGATCCGGACGGCTGGCCGACGCCGGGATGGGATGAACACCTGACACTTGGGTTCATGCGCAAGAACCACATTAGTTATTCAATTCTGTCGTTGTCTTCCCCGCATTTCAATTTTGGGGATAAGGACGAAACCGTTGAGATTGCCAGGGATGCTAACGAGACCGGTTCGCAAGTCACTCAACGGCACCGCGATAAATTAGGTTACTTTGCCTCTTTGCCATTGCCATATCTCAATGAAACGCTTGAGGAGATTGACTTTGCCTTAGACCATGATGCGCTGGGCTTCACCGTGCCAACCAATACGCGGGGTCTTTATTTCGGCACGCCGATTTTTGACCCAATTTATGCACGCCTTAATCAAAAGAAAGCAATTGTCCTCATGCACCCGAACCGGCCATCGCAAGGACCGTTGAACGTCAACATTGACATGCCCACACCGCTGATGGGTTTCTTCATGGATACCACCATGACATTTATGAACCTTATCCGGTATCACTTCTTTGATCGCTATCCGGATATTAAACTGATTGTACCGCATGCAGGGGCTTTTCTCAGTATTTTGGCTGATCGTGATGCTGCCTTTGTGAAGCAGCAATACAACGCCGATATGTATGCAATTTTGCGCCATGTTTATTTCGACACTGCTGGCGCGGTTTTCCCACGTCAGTTACCGATGTTGCTGACACTGGCGGATGAGTCCCATGTGCTATATGGCAGTGATATTCCGTACACAGCTCCGATGATCGCCGCACAAATGTTGAAACTGTTTGAGCCTGAGACATACCGCGCCAAAATGGCAAACCGGATTACCAAATTAAAACACTTTGATCCGGTTATGACGCATTTTAAAAAGTTCCGTGCACTACCAACCGTGCTGAACATGTCGAGTAAAATGCTGACCGGTGCGGAAATTTTGTCACCGGAAATGGCGCAGGATATTTTGGTCAATAACGGGCAACGGCTGCTCGGTAAAATTTGA